Within the Paramormyrops kingsleyae isolate MSU_618 chromosome 2, PKINGS_0.4, whole genome shotgun sequence genome, the region gtacattatcccgcttattacacgactctctggaatgcttgattctgattggtcagttgagacatttgcaggttcgttcttttcaaataataaccgctcttttcaaataataaccgctccaaagtaataatgcatagccgctactacttgtatgtttaaaatgttagtcacgtcgtactatatcgtttcgcggaaagataaaaatgttaatttaaaacaaatatgccaagaaaatgtttcaaattcatattcatatattgtctcgtgtagagttaatgttgtctacactgactataatttatgtttttgtatttgggtacatatgtttgttccttattttatttttccttatttatataattttctatgtccgacatggggactgcacctaatttcattgtacttgtcacaatgacaataaagttattctgatattcatgtccagtttttttccttatgtggcaagtagccgtgtaataaactggataatgtacaggcagccggtagttatcgcgaaataagccccgacagtgtgatcaggacccgacgccaatgtttcaaattcatattcatgtccagtttttttccttatgtggcaagtagccgtgtaagtaagggataatgtacaggcagccggtagttatcgcgaaataagccccttcagtgtgatacaagaccctccgcttcttgtatcacactgaaggggcttatttcgcgataattaGTACAAcgtgactaacattttaaacatacaagtagtagcggctaggggttattactttggagcggttattatttgaaaagagcggttattatttgaaaagaacgaacctgcaaatgtctcaactgaccaatcagaatcaagcattccagagagtcgtgtaataagcgggataatgtacaggcagccggtagttatcgcgaaataagccccgaccgtgtgatcaggacccgacgccaatgtttcaaattcatattcatgtccagtttttttccttatgtggcaagtagccgtgtaagtaagggataatgtacaggcagccagtaattatcgcgaaataagccccttcagtgtgatacaagactctccgcttcttgtatcacactgtcggggcttatttcgcgataattaccggctgcctgtacattatccagtttattacatggctacttgccacataaggaaaaaaactggacatgaatatcagaataactttattgtcattgtaacaagtacaactaaattaggtgcagtccccatgtcggacatagagaattatataaataaggaaaaataaaataaggaacaaacatatgtacccaaatacaaaaacataaattatagtcagtgtagacaacattaactctacacgagacaatatatgaatatgaatttgaaacattttcttggcatatttgttttaaattaacatttttatctttcggcgaaacgatatagtacgacgtgactaacattttaaacatacaagtagtagcggctatgcgttattactttggagcggttattatttgaaaagagcggttattatttgaaaagaacaaacctgcaaatgtctcacctgaccaatcagaatcaagcattccagagagtcgtgtaataaggggaggttaatggcatgtcccagcagtatatatattggggtgttttgcatgtttttctaatTGCTTTTTCGACATGGAGACTCCAGCGAAGAAAATGAGGATGGACACAGACGTAGTCAGTGGCTATATCCACTCTATCTCAGCATTAAAATTCACCACTAAAAACAgaggtttttttaatgctgtactACAGACTGGACGTGAAGAATTTCACGATGTGACCATCTTCAGTCCGAGAAAGCGTGCGCTGTTCAGCCAAGCTTCAGATAATGGCACGGCAATACGCCTGACACATGTCAGAAAGGCTTTGAGTAAGTATTGCTTTACAGAGCACAGTTTTCCAGGACATGGTTGTTACTGAGTATGTATTAATgtctgttggtttttttttttttttggtaggttTTAAAGGCACGTCTGACTTCGACGTGATGGGGAACCAGTTGACCGAGCTGTCTGTAACGAAGGTGACGTTTCCTTTTCGGAAACCTGCAGCACCCGTTAGGCAGACACTGGTTGATGTCACAGCTCTGCCGGCAGGCAAGAAGGTGCGTTTAAGAATAAGTTTGCAATGACAATGTACACCTTTTGTAAAATTTCGCTATTTCTGGATGAGAAGTTTAGAAAAGTAATGACTGGTGTTCATTCCTATAGGTGCCTTTGGTGAAAGCCAAGGTCGTGGCAGCGTCATTGCAGAAAACTGTAAGCATTAGAGGCAGCGACAAAGaggtgaagagattcacagTCTTTGATGGAACTGCCCAGATGAGTCTTTGCGTTTGGGAGAGACTGATCCATGACGTGGAGGTTGACTCATCTTACGTCTTTACGGAGCTTTCGACTAGAGTTTTTGAAGGGAAAGTGGAACTAACAACAACCGTAGAGAGCATGATTGAGAAGATCTGCGATTTGgatgtgggagacgcggacgctGTACAAGAAGAGGAATCGGTTGTGACGGTGAAGGCTTCCATATGTGGAGCTGAGATTAAGGCAAGCCTgaagtgtgccctgtgtggaAGCCGGCAGGATACTTGGGACAGCCAGAGCAGGTTTGCACGATGCCAGAGCTGCAGGATGCTGCAGAAATCGGGggcattttcaaaagtattacgcggaactttaaaagtgaaaaatgatgaCGGCGCAGATTATACATTGACTGTCGGACACTGTACTCTGGTGGACTATTTAAAACGACGGAATATAACATCATTAATGGACAAAGAGGAAGCTATTGAAGAGCATCTTCTTTTTGAGGAATGCCTTCAGTTCTCTTTTGACGACGAATGCAACGTTTCTTCTATTGTAGACATTGCAGATAGCGCAGTCCCTTCGTCTAGCTAGAGATGTGATGACTCGCCGGAgtagtttgttttgtattagcgtgttctgtttttagtttaatatgtttgttgtgttgctctgacagtctgagcgtgaagttttgaggttttttgtataaagtttgtgtaaatagcagtagtatatgactacttgtactgtacattactgttgctgtgagcgtgacgttttgaagttttttgtataaagtttgtgtaaatagcaggTGTATAGGgctacttgtactgtacattactgttgctgtgagcgtgaagttttgaagttttttgtataaagtttgtgtaaatggcaGTAGTATGGGACTActaattgtactgtacattacttcttgtttgacctatttatttgtgacatgaCAGTTTGTATTACATGAGAAGGGCGAATTCGGTTgtattttggtttgtgttttatgtgttat harbors:
- the LOC140587668 gene encoding uncharacterized protein, yielding METPAKKMRMDTDVVSGYIHSISALKFTTKNRGFFNAVLQTGREEFHDVTIFSPRKRALFSQASDNGTAIRLTHVRKALSFKGTSDFDVMGNQLTELSVTKVTFPFRKPAAPVRQTLVDVTALPAGKKVPLVKAKVVAASLQKTVSIRGSDKEVKRFTVFDGTAQMSLCVWERLIHDVEVDSSYVFTELSTRVFEGKVELTTTVESMIEKICDLDVGDADAVQEEESVVTVKASICGAEIKASLKCALCGSRQDTWDSQSRFARCQSCRMLQKSGAFSKVLRGTLKVKNDDGADYTLTVGHCTLVDYLKRRNITSLMDKEEAIEEHLLFEECLQFSFDDECNVSSIVDIADSAVPSSS